The Romeriopsis navalis LEGE 11480 genome contains a region encoding:
- a CDS encoding carbohydrate porin has protein sequence YKYNLNKKIAITPGLAVIFNPEHNSNNDTIFVGTIRTTFKF, from the coding sequence GTACAAGTACAACCTCAATAAGAAAATCGCCATCACCCCTGGTTTGGCGGTAATCTTCAACCCCGAGCACAACAGCAACAACGATACGATCTTCGTCGGGACCATTCGTACGACCTTTAAGTTCTAA
- the pstC gene encoding phosphate ABC transporter permease subunit PstC, whose translation MALSEPIARNIPVADEDSIYQAQGFSLPIDRIFKGISLAISLGVVGLLFWLTWVIFNQARPAIAQYGFGFLSSSEWDADSEIFGALPYVYGTLVSSLLALSMAVPVGLSAAVVTSEDFLPKSIQAPIVFLIELIASIPSVIVGFWGIFVLVPFLEPVQLGLYKTLGWIPFFSTETPGFSMFVAAVVLAVMILPTIASISRDVIQAVPRDIRSASIALGATRWEMILTVLLPSSISGIVGAVMLALGRALGETMAVTMVIGNSDRLNISLFDAANTIPAMLANEFGEAFGDLHVGALMYLALVLFLLTLAVNVAAVYLVQALSFKAQ comes from the coding sequence ATGGCCCTGAGTGAACCAATCGCACGCAATATACCGGTGGCTGATGAGGATTCGATTTATCAGGCACAGGGATTTTCATTGCCGATCGATCGCATCTTTAAAGGAATTAGCCTTGCAATTTCGCTTGGGGTAGTCGGTCTACTCTTTTGGTTAACTTGGGTGATCTTCAATCAAGCCCGACCAGCCATCGCCCAGTATGGCTTCGGCTTTTTAAGCAGTTCCGAATGGGATGCCGATAGTGAGATCTTCGGCGCGTTGCCCTATGTCTATGGCACCTTAGTGAGTTCGTTATTGGCCCTATCGATGGCGGTGCCAGTCGGTTTATCAGCGGCAGTTGTCACCAGTGAAGATTTCCTGCCAAAATCTATTCAAGCCCCGATCGTCTTTTTGATTGAATTAATTGCTTCTATCCCGAGTGTAATTGTGGGCTTCTGGGGGATATTTGTATTAGTCCCATTTCTAGAGCCGGTGCAACTCGGCCTATATAAAACGCTGGGGTGGATACCATTTTTCAGCACCGAAACACCCGGATTCAGCATGTTTGTCGCGGCAGTAGTACTCGCTGTGATGATTTTGCCGACAATCGCCTCAATTAGTCGGGATGTGATTCAGGCTGTGCCACGGGATATTCGCAGTGCCTCAATCGCCTTAGGCGCAACGCGCTGGGAAATGATTTTAACAGTCTTATTACCGTCAAGTATTTCGGGGATTGTCGGAGCAGTGATGCTGGCATTAGGTCGCGCATTAGGAGAAACAATGGCTGTGACAATGGTAATCGGCAACTCCGATCGATTGAATATTTCATTGTTTGATGCAGCAAATACGATTCCGGCTATGCTGGCGAATGAATTTGGTGAAGCCTTTGGCGATCTACATGTCGGGGCCTTAATGTATCTGGCGTTAGTCTTATTTCTACTGACGTTAGCCGTGAATGTTGCAGCAGTATATCTCGTTCAAGCGTTAAGTTTTAAGGCACAGTAA
- the pstA gene encoding phosphate ABC transporter permease PstA, producing MVNPINPSQVTKPLAPGRAWFDHGMTVLSYGLTALAILPLVSLVWKIFSEGLKQLSFNSLTQSLADEPVGFANAILGTLMIVLVSALFSLPTGIITAIYLSEFGKDIKVARIIRFMVRIISAVPSIVMGVFAYAVLVVTLGKPSALAGSFALAVLMLPMVILATEEALKLIPQNQRAGSAALGANQIQTTFKVVIRPALPGITTASLLAIARAAGETAPVLLTAQFSQFYPEGLLNPSPSLSVMIYEYAESPEIAQNELAWTASLVLLVLVMSLSAGARLLVKRSATR from the coding sequence ATGGTAAACCCAATCAACCCGAGTCAAGTAACCAAACCCCTCGCTCCGGGACGTGCTTGGTTCGATCACGGCATGACAGTATTAAGCTATGGCTTAACCGCATTAGCGATCTTGCCACTGGTCTCTTTAGTCTGGAAAATCTTCAGTGAAGGTCTGAAGCAACTCAGCTTTAATTCACTGACGCAATCACTGGCCGATGAGCCAGTTGGATTTGCGAATGCGATTCTTGGAACGTTGATGATTGTATTGGTTTCAGCATTATTTAGTTTGCCAACTGGCATAATCACTGCCATCTATTTGTCGGAGTTTGGCAAAGACATAAAAGTTGCCCGTATCATTCGATTTATGGTGCGGATTATTAGTGCAGTGCCATCGATCGTTATGGGGGTCTTTGCCTATGCCGTACTAGTCGTTACCTTGGGTAAACCTTCAGCCCTAGCGGGAAGTTTTGCCTTGGCCGTCTTGATGTTGCCTATGGTGATTTTGGCAACGGAAGAAGCACTCAAGCTAATTCCCCAAAATCAACGGGCTGGGTCAGCTGCCCTCGGAGCCAACCAGATTCAAACCACCTTCAAAGTTGTAATTCGTCCCGCTTTACCAGGAATTACCACCGCATCTTTACTCGCAATTGCACGCGCAGCGGGAGAGACAGCGCCAGTATTGCTGACCGCACAGTTTAGCCAATTCTATCCCGAGGGATTGCTCAATCCCAGCCCATCGTTATCAGTGATGATCTATGAATATGCTGAATCACCAGAGATTGCTCAAAACGAACTCGCTTGGACCGCATCACTGGTCTTATTAGTACTGGTCATGAGTCTGAGTGCGGGTGCCCGATTATTAGTGAAACGATCGGCAACTCGATGA
- the pstB gene encoding phosphate ABC transporter ATP-binding protein PstB — protein MTYSTKTMTPNPRANPHQIALNIHHLNCYYGRKCAVEGVSMEIYPNQVTAIIGPSGCGKSTFLKSLNRISELDSDAVYEGNVEFFGQNIFDSQVNLNRLRKQIGMVFQKPNPFPMSIYDNVAYGVKLFYQVSRSRLDAIVENSLRGAALWDEVKDNLHKSALSLSGGQQQRLCIARALAVKPKILLMDEPCSALDPIATMKIEQLIHKLRDEFTIVIVTHNMQQASRVSDYTAFFSTDESRVGYLVEYDRTEKIFSNPSDHQTHDYISGRVG, from the coding sequence ATGACTTACTCTACAAAAACCATGACTCCGAATCCAAGGGCAAACCCCCATCAAATTGCTCTGAATATCCATCACCTTAATTGCTACTATGGCCGTAAATGTGCCGTCGAGGGCGTGTCGATGGAGATTTACCCGAACCAAGTCACGGCAATTATCGGTCCATCGGGTTGTGGTAAGTCAACCTTTCTCAAGTCGCTGAACCGGATTTCTGAATTAGATAGTGATGCGGTGTACGAAGGGAATGTAGAATTCTTCGGACAAAACATCTTCGATTCGCAAGTCAATCTCAATCGATTACGCAAGCAGATTGGCATGGTATTCCAGAAACCGAATCCATTTCCGATGAGTATTTATGACAATGTGGCTTATGGCGTGAAACTATTTTATCAAGTGTCGCGATCGCGCCTCGATGCAATTGTCGAAAACTCTTTGCGCGGGGCGGCCCTTTGGGATGAGGTCAAGGACAATCTGCATAAATCGGCCTTAAGCCTATCGGGTGGTCAGCAGCAGCGCTTATGTATTGCGCGGGCCTTAGCCGTCAAACCCAAAATTTTGTTAATGGATGAACCTTGTTCGGCTTTAGATCCGATCGCCACGATGAAAATTGAACAATTGATTCATAAGTTACGCGATGAATTCACGATCGTCATCGTGACACATAATATGCAACAGGCATCCCGCGTATCGGACTATACGGCCTTTTTTAGCACCGATGAAAGCCGGGTAGGTTATTTGGTGGAATACGATCGGACAGAAAAAATCTTTAGTAATCCGAGCGATCACCAGACCCACGACTATATCTCTGGTCGCGTTGGCTAA
- a CDS encoding tetratricopeptide repeat protein, with the protein MIDTGRIPLAGETLAWYRQGLAAATSGQLEKAAALYNKVIAARSDFWEAWYERGLVLEDLGLYAAAIASYDQALELEPARDACSEIHYHQAQAHHYGLGDYSAALQEYDRVLQLRPNHTQALLHRGNVLLYGLHQAEAALDSYDRALTYQTDLFEAWRNRGSALLDLEQHQAALISYDRAILLNPNDEVAEQGRQLARNSLNLNASSETTTNIAEINQAGFDPSLTDPSLMDVVPHRNTRLDDYVTSQPVLQPLLVLEDEVGRREVYLFQRQYTIGRDPHNDIHLQSRFISRFHAVFQRVDDPDNQQYWYQIQDGDLAGKPSTNGVQVNGKPQQIRLLQSGDVISFGPQSRATYWMR; encoded by the coding sequence ATGATAGATACTGGACGCATTCCGCTCGCCGGTGAAACATTAGCTTGGTACCGCCAAGGTCTAGCTGCCGCAACTAGTGGTCAGCTGGAAAAAGCTGCCGCGCTTTACAACAAAGTAATTGCTGCCAGATCAGACTTTTGGGAGGCATGGTACGAGCGTGGCCTAGTTTTGGAAGATTTGGGGTTGTATGCCGCGGCAATTGCTTCCTATGATCAGGCCCTCGAATTAGAACCGGCGCGTGATGCCTGTAGTGAAATCCATTATCATCAAGCGCAGGCGCACCACTATGGCCTAGGTGATTACAGTGCAGCCTTGCAGGAATACGATCGCGTCTTGCAGCTCCGACCTAATCATACTCAGGCCCTCCTGCATCGGGGTAATGTTTTACTTTACGGTCTGCATCAAGCTGAAGCCGCGCTAGATAGCTATGATCGGGCGCTCACCTATCAGACGGATCTGTTCGAAGCCTGGCGGAATCGAGGCAGTGCGCTACTGGATCTCGAGCAGCATCAAGCGGCGCTGATTAGCTACGATCGGGCGATCTTGCTGAATCCCAACGATGAAGTTGCGGAGCAAGGGCGTCAGCTCGCCCGCAATTCCCTAAATCTCAACGCAAGTTCTGAGACTACCACCAACATCGCGGAAATTAATCAAGCGGGATTTGATCCAAGTCTGACGGATCCGAGTTTGATGGATGTTGTGCCACACCGCAATACGCGTTTGGACGACTACGTTACATCCCAGCCAGTGCTGCAACCATTGCTTGTGCTGGAAGATGAAGTCGGTCGTCGGGAAGTCTATCTATTTCAACGTCAATATACGATCGGCCGCGATCCGCATAATGATATTCATCTCCAGTCGCGCTTTATTTCGCGATTTCATGCCGTCTTCCAGCGTGTTGATGACCCGGATAATCAGCAGTATTGGTATCAGATCCAAGATGGTGATTTGGCGGGAAAACCCAGTACTAATGGGGTACAAGTGAATGGTAAACCCCAACAAATTCGGCTTTTGCAGTCGGGTGACGTGATTAGCTTTGGGCCGCAGAGCCGTGCGACATACTGGATGCGCTAG
- a CDS encoding murein hydrolase activator EnvC family protein, with amino-acid sequence MARRRRPGFLLISGMSLCLVAAVNLLPVQAQVEEYRQQRQQVEQQKQQIQKARERVKAQAKDAEKNLTGIRKTIKATTATIAANEAKLKQAGEKLSQLEANLGKAESVYQKQQTSTVARLQVMQRQRGSSGWAVLLQSQSMNDFLDRRQRLKQVFEADRKVLVQLKTETDKIVKQRNAVEQQKQRITILTQQKLAQRAEQQQKESYQRQTIEKLKTDKLALEAAMSILSQDSVNLTALIRQRAKVERRQQIGPGNVVVIGSGQVSFPVTAPLSSEFGYRMHPILGYAKFHAGLDFAADYGEVIRSAAPGYVIFAGWYGGYGNTVIVDHGNGVTTLYAHADGLYVEEGQQVQRGEPIALVGSTGLSTGPHLHFELRSNGEPVDPLPYM; translated from the coding sequence GTGGCGCGGCGCCGACGTCCCGGTTTCCTGCTGATCTCAGGCATGAGCCTATGTTTAGTGGCAGCGGTGAATTTGCTGCCGGTGCAAGCCCAGGTTGAGGAGTATCGCCAGCAACGCCAGCAAGTTGAGCAACAGAAGCAGCAGATTCAGAAAGCCCGCGAGCGTGTCAAGGCGCAGGCCAAGGATGCCGAAAAGAACTTGACTGGCATTCGTAAAACCATCAAAGCCACAACCGCCACAATTGCGGCTAATGAAGCAAAGCTCAAGCAGGCGGGTGAGAAGCTCAGCCAATTAGAAGCAAATTTAGGCAAAGCCGAGTCGGTATACCAAAAGCAGCAAACATCCACAGTTGCACGTTTGCAAGTCATGCAGCGGCAGCGCGGGAGTTCGGGCTGGGCGGTGCTGCTGCAAAGCCAGTCAATGAATGATTTTTTGGATCGCAGACAGCGCTTAAAGCAGGTCTTTGAAGCTGATCGCAAAGTCTTAGTCCAGTTGAAAACTGAGACAGATAAGATTGTGAAGCAGCGCAATGCCGTAGAACAGCAGAAGCAACGAATCACCATCTTGACGCAACAAAAGTTGGCCCAGCGAGCAGAACAGCAGCAGAAAGAGTCTTATCAGCGCCAGACGATCGAAAAGTTGAAGACAGATAAGCTAGCCTTAGAGGCGGCAATGTCAATTTTGTCACAGGATTCGGTGAATTTGACTGCCTTGATTCGTCAGCGGGCCAAGGTGGAGCGGCGGCAGCAAATTGGTCCCGGAAACGTGGTGGTGATTGGGTCAGGACAAGTGAGTTTCCCAGTAACAGCACCGCTTTCAAGTGAGTTCGGTTATCGGATGCATCCAATTCTAGGCTACGCCAAGTTTCATGCGGGCTTGGACTTTGCGGCAGACTATGGTGAGGTGATTCGGTCGGCGGCACCCGGTTATGTGATTTTTGCCGGTTGGTATGGGGGATACGGCAATACGGTGATTGTGGACCATGGTAATGGGGTGACGACGTTATACGCCCATGCCGATGGACTCTATGTTGAGGAAGGACAGCAGGTACAACGCGGTGAGCCGATTGCGCTAGTCGGCTCGACAGGTTTATCAACAGGACCACACTTACATTTTGAGCTGCGCTCAAATGGAGAGCCGGTTGATCCGCTACCTTATATGTAG